A section of the Papio anubis isolate 15944 chromosome 4, Panubis1.0, whole genome shotgun sequence genome encodes:
- the DNAJC28 gene encoding dnaJ homolog subfamily C member 28 isoform X1 — protein sequence MNTTYVMMAQILRSHLIKATVIPNRVKMLPYIGIIRNRMMSTHKSKKKIREYYRLLNVEEGCSADEVRESFHKLAKQYHPDGGSNTADSATFIRIEKAYRKVLSHVIEQANASQNKGEEEEEEDVEKFKYKTPQHRHYLSFEGIGFGTPTQREKQYRQFRADRATEQVMEYQKQKLQSQYFPDSITVKNIKQSKQQKITQAIERLVEDLIQESMAKGDFDNLSGKGKPLKKFSDCSYIDPMTHNLNRILIDNGYQPEWILMQKEISDTIEQLREAILVSRKKLGNPMTPTEQKQWKHVCEQFQENIRKLNKRINDFNLIVPILTRQKVHFDAQKEIVRAQKIYETFIKTKEVTDGNPNNLDQGEGEKTPEIKKGFLNWMNLWKFIKIRSF from the coding sequence ATGAATACAACGTACGTGATGATGGCTCAGATCTTAAGATCTCACCTGATAAAGGCTACAGTGATTCCTAATCGAGTGAAAATGCTTCCATATATTGGTATCATTAGAAATAGAATGATGTCAACCCATAAATCCAAAAAGAAGATCAGAGAATATTATAGGCTGCTGAACGTGGAAGAAGGCTGCTCTGCAGATGAAGTCAGGGAATCTTTTCATAAGCTTGCCAAGCAATATCATCCTGACGGTGGCTCTAATACGGCTGATTCGGCAACATTTATAAGGATTGAAAAAGCTTATAGAAAGGTGCTCTCCCATGTGATAGAACAAGCAAATGCGAGTCAGAATAaaggtgaagaagaagaagaagaagatgtagaaaaattcaaatataaaacacCCCAACACCGGCATTATTTAAGTTTTGAAGGTATTGGTTTTGGGACTCCAACTCAACGAGAGAAGCAATATAGGCAATTTAGGGCAGACCGTGCTACTGAACAAGTGATGGAATATCAAAAGCAGAAACTACAAAGCCAGTATTTTCCTGATAGTAtaactgttaaaaatataaaacagagcaAACAGCAAAAGATAACTCAGGCTATAGAGCGTTTAGTGGAGGACCTCATTCAAGAATCCATGGCAAAAGGAGACTTTGACAATCTCAGCGGGAAAGGAAAACCTCTGAAAAAGTTTTCTGACTGTTCTTACATCGATCCCATGACTCACAACCTGAACCGAATACTGATCGATAACGGATACCAACCAGAATGGATCCTTATGCAAAAGGAAATCAGCGATACTATTGAGCAACTCAGAGAGGCAATTTTAGTGTCTAGGAAAAAACTTGGGAATCCAATGACACCAACTGAACAGAAACAGTGGAAACATGTTTGTGAGCAGTTTcaagaaaacatcagaaaattaaacaagcgaattaatgattttaatttaattgttcCCATCCTGACCAGGCAAAAAGTCCATTTTGATGCTCAGAAAGAAATTGTCAGAGCCCAGAAAATATATGAGacctttataaaaacaaaagaagtcacAGATGGAAACCCAAATAACCTTGatcaaggagaaggagagaaaacacCTGAAATCAAGAAAGGTTTTTTAAACTGGATGAATCTGtggaaatttattaaaatacgATCATTTTGA